The Porphyromonas pogonae genome segment AGGATATGATACTCTTTGAGCATAGTGCATAAAAAACCGTAAACAGAGCATACAGCTCCGTTTACGGTTGATTTATGTATATAGAATAATATATTTTAGATTCTGACAATTTGCTATTTCATATTCCGCGTATGTTTTTGACATTTTGCAAAACGGAAGCCCTCCAAAGCTACATATTCTTCCAAGGAGAATAAATAATTATTCTCAGCAAAATGTGATATGTTATTTACTTTGGTTTCCATATTCATGATTGATTAATTCTTAGTCTATTTATAAAGTGATCGGTGTAGATACAAAGATACAACATCGTACCCACCTTTGTCAAGAGCAAAATCTAATTTATTTGCTCTTGACAAAACTACTCACATCATTTTGTCCGATATAAGTACATATTTCATATCTCTTATAATCTTACCATAATAATAACACGGATAAATGCCCTTACAACTCAGAATAAATAAAGAAATGTATCGCGTTATATTATGAATAATATTATATAACCTAAAAGTCTATTTAAATTTTCACCAATTGCTGAAGATATATTTTATTAATAAATAATGAAGTATCTTTGTAAAGCAAGGATATTTCGGGCATATTACAACTCCTTCAGTGAACTATAATTTATAAATCCCAATACGATATAAAACATCTTAAACATCAAGAAATGAAGAAAATCAACTTGCTGATTATAGGACTGCTTTGTGCTTGCATGCTTATGACAGCTCAAGTTCCGACCAAAAATCAGATTGCACCTGCACTGATTCCATTACCTGCAGAGATGAGTCTAGGGAGAGGATACTTCCAACTCTCATCAAATACAAGCATCACGCTGGCCGCAAATTCACAAGAGGACAAACAACTTGTAGAGCTACTAAATAGTGCCCTGAAAGAGCGCTGCGGAGCAAAACTGAAAACATCCAAATCAGGTAATATCAAGCTTGTAATTACAAGCCGCAAAACAGACAATCCCGAAGGATATAACCTCAACATTACTCCACAATCAATAGAGCTATCGTCCTCTACTCGTGACGGCCTTTTTTACGGTATCCAGACGATACTGCAACTCACCGACAATAAAGGTCGTATCAAGGCCATGACCATAAAAGATGAACCACGCTTCAAGTACAGAGGACTGCACCTCGATGTATCACGCCATTTTATGAGCAAAGAATTTATCAAAAAGCTACTCGATGAAATGGCTTATTACAAACTCAATACCTTTCACTGGCACCTTGTAGACGGTGGTGGCTGGAGAATGGAATCCAAGAAGTATCCCCTACTCACCCAAAAAGCAGCTTTCAGAACAATAGAAGACTGGGATGAGTGGTGGGGACATGACCGCCGGTTTGTAGACGAGGGTACACCCGGAAGTTATGGAGGCTACTATACCCAAGAAGACATAAAGGAGATAGTAGCTTATGCCAAGAAGAAACATATTACTATCATACCCGAAATAGAGATGCCGGGACATAGTAATGAAGTATTCGCAGCATATCCTGAGCTAAACTGCTTGGGTAAGTGGGATTACGAAACGAGCGATTTCTGTGCCGGCAACGAAAAGGTATTTAAGTTCCTCGAAGACATCTTAGATGAGACCATGGAGCTTTTCCCATCTCGATACATACACATCGGAGGTGACGAAGCTGATAAGAAAAATTGGAGTTCATGTCCCAAGTGTCAAGCACGTATCAAACAGGAAGGGCTCAAGAACAAGGAAGAGCTACAAAGCTACTTCATCAAAAGAATAGAAAAATACCTGATCAGCAAGGGACGTAAGCTTATCGGCTGGGATGAGATACTCGAAGGCGGACTTGCACCTGAAGCTACGGTAATGAGCTGGAGAGGAGAAAAAGGAGGCATTGAAGCTGCTCGTCAAGGACACGATGTAGTGATGACACCGGGCGGCTATGTGTATTTTGATTTTTATCAATCTGATCCTCTGAGCGAACCTAAAGCTATCGGTGGATATACTACTTTGGAGAGAGTATATTCTTATAATCCTGAGCCTACAGACCTGACACCTGAACAACATCGTCACATCCTGGGTGCACAAGCTAATGTATGGACAGAATATATCCCTAATGAAAAGCACTGTGCTTACATGATATTTCCTAGGCTACTGGCTCTTGCTGAAGTGGTATGGACACCTCAAAACAAACGACAATTTGATAATTTCCTCCCAAGAGTGAACATACACAATGAACAACTACAAGAAAGAGGAATCAATACTTACCCACTAAAAAACATAGATTTGTCTATGGAAGTAGATACCGTAGCTAAAGAAATTAGGGTAAAAGCAAAAACAGAAAAAATCCCCGCCGAATTAAGATATACGACCGATGGCACAATGCCCACCAAAAACTCAGCTTTGTACCATGACAAAATAGTGGTAAAAGACTCGGCGAGCATTGTGGCTTCACTCTTTGAAAACGGCAATCCTATCTTTAAGCCCATACATTATCGTGTGGATTACCATAAAGCGATAGGTTGCCCGGTGACTTACAATAGTAAATTCGACAAAGGATACCCCGCAGGAGGAGCTACTGCACTTACTGACGGATACCGCGGAGGC includes the following:
- a CDS encoding glycoside hydrolase family 20 protein; the protein is MKKINLLIIGLLCACMLMTAQVPTKNQIAPALIPLPAEMSLGRGYFQLSSNTSITLAANSQEDKQLVELLNSALKERCGAKLKTSKSGNIKLVITSRKTDNPEGYNLNITPQSIELSSSTRDGLFYGIQTILQLTDNKGRIKAMTIKDEPRFKYRGLHLDVSRHFMSKEFIKKLLDEMAYYKLNTFHWHLVDGGGWRMESKKYPLLTQKAAFRTIEDWDEWWGHDRRFVDEGTPGSYGGYYTQEDIKEIVAYAKKKHITIIPEIEMPGHSNEVFAAYPELNCLGKWDYETSDFCAGNEKVFKFLEDILDETMELFPSRYIHIGGDEADKKNWSSCPKCQARIKQEGLKNKEELQSYFIKRIEKYLISKGRKLIGWDEILEGGLAPEATVMSWRGEKGGIEAARQGHDVVMTPGGYVYFDFYQSDPLSEPKAIGGYTTLERVYSYNPEPTDLTPEQHRHILGAQANVWTEYIPNEKHCAYMIFPRLLALAEVVWTPQNKRQFDNFLPRVNIHNEQLQERGINTYPLKNIDLSMEVDTVAKEIRVKAKTEKIPAELRYTTDGTMPTKNSALYHDKIVVKDSASIVASLFENGNPIFKPIHYRVDYHKAIGCPVTYNSKFDKGYPAGGATALTDGYRGGPTYLDGRWQGFTETMDVVIDLKKEQPLHRIFAKFMQVKGAWVYMPETVEVLLSSDGKNFTSLGTVKTTVPIDEMKLSFEVFSFNTTMKARYVKLIAKQSKIKNYFLFVDEIVVQ